One stretch of Thalassovita sp. DNA includes these proteins:
- a CDS encoding GntR family transcriptional regulator — protein sequence MTELPFAALQSRPATTTTDLVYRKLHDAIVALELPPGTKMSEADVARQLDVSRQPVRDAFFRLSERGFLLIRPQRATLVSKISEVAVRQAAFVRTALELACLREAIKRATDSDLAALEDLLDQQKGAIERDASSEFHDLDDAFHRKICDISGQGFAWSLIREQKAHMDRVRRLSLPANGPRAYGEHLDIMAAFRKGDVVSAEEHLTRHLSHVFEMVGIIRGRHPELFEDAGA from the coding sequence ATGACCGAATTGCCTTTCGCGGCGCTGCAATCGCGGCCCGCAACCACCACCACGGATCTGGTGTATCGCAAGCTGCATGACGCGATTGTTGCGCTGGAGCTGCCGCCCGGCACCAAAATGTCTGAGGCGGATGTGGCCCGGCAGCTGGATGTGTCCCGCCAGCCGGTGCGCGATGCCTTCTTTCGGCTTAGCGAGCGGGGCTTTCTGCTGATCCGGCCGCAGCGTGCCACCTTGGTTTCCAAAATCTCGGAGGTTGCGGTGCGACAGGCGGCCTTTGTGCGGACCGCGCTGGAACTGGCCTGCCTGCGGGAGGCGATCAAACGGGCCACCGACAGCGATCTGGCCGCGTTGGAGGATCTGCTGGATCAGCAGAAGGGTGCGATTGAGCGTGATGCCTCATCTGAGTTCCACGATCTGGACGACGCGTTTCACCGCAAGATTTGTGACATTTCGGGGCAGGGTTTTGCCTGGTCGCTGATCCGCGAACAAAAGGCTCATATGGACCGGGTCCGCCGCCTGTCCCTGCCGGCCAATGGTCCACGCGCCTATGGGGAGCATTTGGACATCATGGCGGCCTTTCGCAAAGGGGATGTGGTCAGCGCTGAGGAGCATCTGACCCGGCATCTGAGTCATGTGTTTGAAATGGTAGGCATCATTCGTGGCCGCCATCCTGAGCTGTTTGAGGATGCCGGCGCATGA